A portion of the Zootoca vivipara chromosome 6, rZooViv1.1, whole genome shotgun sequence genome contains these proteins:
- the SCAMP4 gene encoding secretory carrier-associated membrane protein 4 translates to MAEKVNNFPPLPKFIPLKPCFYQNFADEIPIEHQTLVRRIYHLWIFYCITLGVNLIACLAWWIAGGSGANFGLALLWLLAFSPCGYVCWFRPVYKAFRSDSSFNFMAFFFVFGAQFVLTVIQAIGIGGWGACGWLAAVTFFGTSVGAAVIMLIPAIMFTFSALVMLVCLLRVHRLYRGGGGSFQKAQDEWQAGSWRDPPSREAQFSNFSGTSLPEYPTVPNYPPGGRWP, encoded by the exons ATGGCAG AGAAAGTGAACAACTTCCCTCCGCTCCCCAAATTCATCCCGCTGAAGCCATGCTTCTACCAAAACTTTGCCGATGAGATTCCCATCGAACATCAGACGCTGGTGAGAAGGATCTATCACTTGTGGATCT TCTACTGCATCACCTTGGGCGTCAATCTCATCGCCTGCTTGGCCTGGTGGATCGCCGGCGGTTCCGGGGCCAACTTCGGCCTGGCACTCCTCTGGCTGCTCGCTTTCAGCCCCTGCGGTTATGTCTGCTGGTTCCGGCCGGTCTACAAAGCCTTTCG GTCGGACAGCTCTTTTAACTTCATGGCTTTCTTCTTCGTCTTCGGAGCGCAGTTCGTCCTGACCGTCATTCAAGCCATCGGCATCGGCGGGTGGGGAGCATG cGGGTGGCTGGCGGCCGTGACGTTCTTCGGCACGAGCGTCGGGGCTGCCGTGATCATGCTCATCCCGGCGATCATGTTCACGTTTTCGGCACTGGTAATGCTGGTCTGCCTCCTGCGG GTCCATCGGCTTtaccgtggcggcggcggcagcttccAGAAAGCTCAGGACGAGTGGCAGGCGGGGTCATGGCGGGACCCCCCGAGCCGGGAAgcccagttcagcaacttctccgGGACCAGCCTCCCTGAGTACCCAACCGTCCCCAACTATCCGCCCGGCGGCAGGTGGCCGTGA